One window from the genome of Yamadazyma tenuis chromosome 7, complete sequence encodes:
- a CDS encoding uncharacterized protein (EggNog:ENOG503NUNV; COG:S), translating to MHAWKTLRSANTDIWLLWVSVFLQMFSFGVTNQVMVLFLEEIGIEAADIGTFMTLTLVGDVSISYFLSWNADKIGRRAVLVAATVMMFGAGMVFATQSGFWVLLVAAIVGVISPSGDETGPFKTIEEASIAHLTPHNHRPEVFAFHGMFSTVGNAVGSLAGGLIVDFLNLTLEWDLISCYRAVFVAYALVAVAKFFLMVNLSERCEVRNGSEQSRLIENGSDESSEPSESHDAGSVDAGSTASVASRLLLVFFLDSLGYGFMPASWIVYYYKSMFGITATLLGALFFFTSLSNTVTTIPSAFLAKRFGPVRAILMTQAPSSVIFMLIAGCTNFTVAAGLLFIYYSTTAMDVVPRQILITSVVKKEALTRVMGTVNTVKTFARCVGPTFTGWFAANRMLNWCFVISGVFTLMCDGVLGVSFMSLDAEILKRQRVYHDMN from the coding sequence ATGCATGCCTGGAAAACATTAAGACTGGCAAACACCGACATCTGGCTTCTCTGGGTGTCTGTGTTTCTCCAGATGTTTAGCTTCGGGGTGACCAACCAAGTGATGGTGCTTTTCCTCGAAGAAATTGGCATCGAAGCGGCGGATATTGGAACCTTTATGACCCTCACGTTGGTGGGTGATGTTCTGATCTCGTACTTTCTTTCATGGAATGCCGACAAAATCGGCCGCCGGGCGGTGCTTGTGGCGGCAACGGTGATGATGTTTGGAGCGGGCATGGTGTTTGCCACCCAGTCGGGGTTTTGGGTACTTTTGGTGGCTGCTATTGTGGGAGTCATCTCACCGTCTGGAGATGAAACAGGACCGTTcaaaaccattgaagaagcgTCAATTGCGCACTTGACGCCACACAACCACCGGCCGGAGGTGTTTGCGTTTCACGGGATGTTTTCCACGGTGGGAAACGCCGTGGGTTCGTTGGCGGGTGGACTTAtcgttgatttcttgaacctAACTCTTGAGTGGGATTTGATCAGCTGCTACAGAGCCGTGTTTGTGGCGTATGCTTTGGTTGCGGTGGCCAAGTTCTTTCTCATGGTGAACTTGAGTGAAAGGTGTGAAGTGAGGAATGGCTCAGAGCAAAGCCGTTTGATAGAGAATGGTTCAGATGAAAGTTCAGAACCTTCAGAAAGCCATGACGCTGGGTCGGTGGACGCTGGATCCACCGCCAGCGTGGCCTCAAGGctcttgttggtgtttttctTGGACTCTCTCGGGTACGGGTTCATGCCAGCCTCGTGGATCGTATACTACTATAAGCTGATGTTTGGCATCACCGCCACCCTTTTGGGGGCgttgtttttcttcaccaGTCTTTCCAACACCGTCACCACCATTCCGTCAGCGTTCTTGGCCAAGCGGTTTGGACCTGTGCGGGCCATTTTGATGACCCAGGCCCCGTCGTCGGTGATTTTCATGCTAATTGCGGGATGTACAAATTTCACGGTCGCTGCTGGCCTTTTGTTCATCTACTACTCGACCACGGCCATGGATGTGGTACCCCGACAGATTTTGATCACGTCGGTGGTGAAAAAAGAAGCGTTGACCAGAGTTATGGGGACGGTTAATACCGTCAAGACGTTTGCGCGGTGCGTAGGGCCTACGTTCACGGGATGGTTTGCTGCCAATAGAATGTTGAACTGGTGTTTTGTGATTCTGGGGGTGTTTACGTTGATGTGTGATGGTGTGTTGGGGGTGAGTTTCATGTCGTTGGACGcagagattttgaagagacAGAGGGTG